Proteins from a genomic interval of Benincasa hispida cultivar B227 chromosome 7, ASM972705v1, whole genome shotgun sequence:
- the LOC120080872 gene encoding cytochrome P450 71B2-like, with amino-acid sequence MDYQLSVCLFNSKKKGHFPITELCGSLEMSLLLLILLFSLLVLIILKWKKNRNRKKGHFPPTPPKLPIIGNLHQLGKLPHKSLWRLSQLYGPIISLNLGSIRTTVISSPTAAHGLLKTHDLQTCSRPQTESARKFTHNFLDIAFSPYGEYWREMRKICVLELFSLKRLKSYEPIIDQEVSSLIESTSELASCGDVVDVSDKSMALTAAIIFRIAFGKKVSEGDGFHEVVSEAEALLGSYSGFELFPNFVGKVIDWFSGRQRRVLKVFNELDALFQEVIDEHLSVGRDKPEQDDIVDVLLGIISKNQAQSASNVTITHENIKGVLLNIFLGGLDTSSIIIVWAMAELVKRPKLMKKAQYEIRSHMKSRGKITEKDTEHFQYLKMIVKETLRMHPPAPLLLPREVMSHFEMEGFDFYPKTMVQINVWAIGRDPKCWKDPEEFVPERFAESCVDFRGHHFELLPFGAGRRICPAMNMGIKIVEFALANLLYHFDWKLPEGMKEEDLDMEEISGLSLTIYKKLPLKLVPVSYHP; translated from the exons ATGGACTATCAACTCTCTGTGTGCCTATTTAATTCAAAGAAGAAAGGCCATTTTCCAATCACTGAACTTTGTGGAAGTCTTGAAATGTCTCTTCTTCTCCTCATTCTCCTATTCTCTCTACTGGTATTGATCATcctaaaatggaagaaaaatagaaatagaaaaaagggTCATTTTCCTCCAACTCCACCAAAGCTTCCAATCATAGGGAACTTACACCAACTTGGCAAACTCCCACACAAATCTCTATGGCGCCTCTCCCAGCTTTATGGTCCCATCATAAGCCTCAACCTCGGCAGCATTCGAACCACCGTCATCTCCTCCCCCACCGCCGCCCATGGCCTCTTAAAGACACACGATCTTCAAACCTGCAGCCGACCACAAACTGAGAGCGCCAGAAAATTCACTCACAATTTCCTCGACATTGCGTTTTCGCCATACGGCGAGTACTGGCGAGAGATGAGAAAGATTTGTGTTCTTGAGCTTTTTAGTCTCAAGAGACTCAAATCTTACGAACCCATTATAGATCAAGAAGTAAGTTCGCTTATTGAATCGACTTCGGAACTGGCTTCTTGTGGGGATGTTGTTGATGTTAGTGACAAGTCCATGGCTTTAACTGCTGCTATTATTTTTAGGATTGCTTTTGGGAAGAAAGTATCTGAAGGAGATGGATTTCATGAGGTTGTGAGTGAAGCTGAGGCGTTGTTGGGAAGCTATAGTGGTTTTGAGTTGTTTCCTAATTTTGTGGGGAAGGTTATTGATTGGTTTAGTGGACGTCAAAGAAGGGTTTTGAAGGTTTTTAATGAGTTGGATGCTTTGTTTCAAGAAGTGATTGATGAACATCTTTCTGTTGGGAGGGATAAACCCGAGCAAGATGATATTGTTGATGTGCTTTTGGGAATTATCAGCAAAAATCAAGCTCAATCGGCTTCAAATGTTACCATTACCCATGAGAATATCAAAGGCGTTCTTTTG AACATATTTTTGGGAGGATTAGACACAAGTTCCATAATAATAGTGTGGGCAATGGCAGAATTAGTAAAGCgaccaaaattaatgaagaaAGCTCAATACGAAATCAGAAGTCACATGaaaagtagaggaaaaataacAGAGAAAGATACCGAACACTTTCAATATCTAAAAATGATAGTGAAAGAAACGCTAAGAATGCATCCTCCAGCACCCCTTCTTCTTCCCAGAGAAGTCATGAGCCATTTCGAAATGGAAGGCTTCGATTTTTACCCAAAAACAATGGTTCAAATCAACGTTTGGGCAATTGGACGAGACCCCAAATGCTGGAAAGACCCAGAAGAGTTCGTACCGGAGAGATTTGCAGAGAGCTGTGTTGATTTCAGAGGACATCATTTTGAGTTGCTGCCGTTTGGGGCTGGCCGGAGGATTTGTCCGGCGATGAATATGGGGATCAAAATTGTGGAGTTTGCTTTGGCGAATCTTTTGTACCATTTTGATTGGAAGTTGCCGGAGGGAATGAAGGAGGAGGACTTGGATATGGAAGAGATCTCGGGGCTTAGTCTCACCATTTACAAGAAGTTACCTCTTAAACTTGTTCCTGTTTCATACCATCCATGA
- the LOC120081863 gene encoding cytochrome P450 71B37-like encodes MVSLDQIMHNIVIIWLPLTMVLLSSLLFLKTKMKFRRQNNKKVIIHPPNPPKLPLLGHLHLITSLPHRSFCNLSKKYGPVMFLKLGSVPTVVISSADAAKEVLKVHDLACCSRPQSAAGARFSYNYLDIGLAPYGEYWREVRKICVLKLFNVRRVQSFQMIREEEIGVLLNSISQSSSSATPIDLSEKFYSLTANMITRIAFGKSFRGGELDNENFQKVIRRAVAALGSFSATDFFPRVGWIIDRISGVHKRLEMSFAELDAFLQHVVDDRTKFRESSSHNDDYQENIVDVLLKMEKDGSEFDVVKLTRDCIKALVMDIFLGGVETGANTLVWAMTELIKNPKVMKKLQDEIRSCIRENVVKESDLDKLEYLKAVVKEVLRLHTPVPLLLPRETMSHFKLNGYDIHPKTHIHVNVWAIGRDPESWTNPEAFLPERFIGSNIDYKGQNFELLPFGTGRRICPGMSMATITVELALANILLCFDWKLPNGMKEKDVDMEEESGIAVAKKSPLQLLPIPYLNSKE; translated from the exons atggttagctTGGATCAGATTATGCATAACATTGTTATCATATGGCTTCCTCTAACAATGGTGCTATTATCTTCTCTACTGTTTCTTAAAACAAAGATGAAATTTCGAAGACAAAATAACAAGAAGGTTATTATTCATCCTCCAAACCCACCAAAGCTTCCTTTGTTAGGTCATCTACACCTTATTACCTCTCTCCCTCATCGCTCCTTTTGTAACCTTTCAAAAAAATACGGCCCCGTCATGTTCCTCAAACTCGGCTCTGTCCCGACCGTCGTAATCTCCTCCGCCGATGCTGCAAAAGAGGTGTTAAAAGTTCACGACCTCGCTTGTTGCAGTCGACCTCAATCCGCCGCTGGTGCAAGATTTTCATACAACTATTTAGACATTGGATTAGCGCCATATGGTGAGTATTGGAGGGAAGTTCGAAAGATTTGTGTGCTTAAACTCTTCAATGTTAGACGAGTGCAATCATTTCAAATGATAAGAGAAGAAGAGATTGGTGTGTTGTTAAACTccatctctcaatcttcatcttctgcCACTCCAATTGATTTGAGTGAAAAATTTTACTCTCTCACTGCAAATATGATAACCCGAATTGCTTTTGGGAAGAGCTTTAGAGGTGGAGAGTTAGATAATGAGAATTTTCAAAAGGTTATTCGAAGAGCAGTTGCAGCATTGGGAAGCTTTTCAGCAACTGATTTCTTTCCTAGAGTGGGTTGGATTATTGATCGGATTAGTGGTGTTCATAAGAGATTGGAGATGAGTTTTGCTGAGTTGGATGCTTTTCTTCAACATGTAGTGGATGATCGCACTAAATTTAGGGAGAGTTCTTCTCATAATGATGATTATCAAGAAAACATTGTTGATGTTTTGTTGAAAATGGAGAAGGATGGCTCTGAATTTGATGTAGTGAAACTCACTAGAGATTGCATCAAAGCACTTGTCATG GATATATTTCTAGGTGGAGTAGAAACAGGAGCAAACACACTTGTTTGGGCAATGACAGAGTTAATAAAAAATCCAAAAGTGATGAAAAAGCTACAAGATGAAATCAGAAGTTGTATAAGAGAAAATGTAGTAAAGGAGAGTGACCTCGACAAGCTTGAATATCTAAAAGCAGTCGTGAAAGAAGTTCTAAGGTTACATACACCCGTCCCACTTCTACTTCCAAGAGAAACCATGTCCCATTTTAAGTTAAATGGTTATGATATTCATCCAAAAACTCATATTCATGTCAATGTGTGGGCGATTGGACGAGACCCAGAATCATGGACAAATCCAGAAGCATTCTTGCCAGAGAGATTTATAGGAAGTAATATTGATTACAAAGGGCAAAATTTTGAGTTGTTGCCATTTGGAACTGGTCGGAGAATTTGTCCTGGAATGAGTATGGCAACCATTACAGTGGAGCTAGCATTGGCTAATATCTTGTTGTGTTTTGATTGGAAATTACCAAATggaatgaaagaaaaagatgtTGATATGGAAGAGGAATCTGGTATTGCAGTTGCCAAGAAATCACCTCTTCAACTTCTTCCAATTCCTTACTTAAACTCCAAAGAATAG
- the LOC120081128 gene encoding uncharacterized mitochondrial protein AtMg00240-like, translating to MSSTSYSLSRAKYASDLLVCSGITNSDTSLTPLNPNVRLTPFDGIPPVDVSLYHQLVGSLIYLIVTHPDIAHVVHIVSQFMVAPQTIHFTVVLRILRYVKGTLGHGLQFSSQSSLVLSGYSDADWVDDPTDRHSTSSYCFYLGDSYFLVE from the coding sequence ATGAGCTCTACTAGCTACTCCTTGTCTCGAGCGAAATATGCTTCAGACTTATTGGTGTGCTCTGGGATCACTAACTCTGATACATCCCTGACACCGCTCAACCCTAATGTTCGTCTGACTCCATTTGATGGCATTCCCCCCGTAGATGTCAGTCTCTACCATCAACTTGTTGGCAGTCTTATTTATCTAATAGTGACTCATCCCGACATTGCACATGTTGTTCACATTGTAAGTCAGTTCATGGTTGCCCCTCAAACCATTCATTTTACTGTTGTTCTTCGTATTCTTCGTTATGTCAAAGGAACTCTAGGACATGGCCTTCAGTTCTCATCCCAGTCATCCCTGGTCTTATCCGGCTACTCTGATGCTGATTGGGTTGATGATCCTACTGACCGACATTCTACCTCAAGTTATTGTTTCTATCTTGGTGACTCTTATTTCTTGGTGGAGTGA